In one window of Juglans regia cultivar Chandler chromosome 3, Walnut 2.0, whole genome shotgun sequence DNA:
- the LOC109004432 gene encoding long chain base biosynthesis protein 1 isoform X1, with translation MASAVLKIVNTTLDWVTLALDAPSARAVVFGVHIGGHLFVEVLLLVVILFLLSQKSYKPPKRPLTKKEIDELCDEWVPESLIPPLTEEMQREPPMLESAAGPHTIINGKEVVNFASANYLGLIGHEKLLESCSSALEKYGVGSCGPRGFYGTIDVHLDCEARIARFLGTPDSILYSYGLSTVFSAIPAFCKRGDIIVVDEGVHWGIQNGLHLSRSTIVYFKHNDMESLRSTLEKITAENKRAKKLRRYIVVEAVYQNSGQIAPLDEIIRLKEKYRFRVLLDESNSFGALGSSGRGLTEYYGVPIEKIDIITAAMGHALATEGGFCTGSARVIDHQRLSSSGYVFSASLPPYLASAAITAIDVLEENPDLIKKLKENIARLWKGLSDIPGLSIASNAESPIVFLKLEKSTGSIKNDLTLLEEIADRVLKEDSVFVVASKRSTLDKCRLAVGIRLFVSAGHSESDLQKASGSLKRVAAQVLKS, from the exons ATGGCATCTGCTGTTCTGAAAATAGTGAATACTACTTTAGATTGGGTGACTTTGGCTTTAGATGCTCCTTCTGCCCGAGCTGTTGTTTTTGGAGTACATATCGGCG GGCATCTATTTGTGGAAGTTCTTCTCTTGGTTGTCATCCTTTTCCTGCTTTCCCAGAAAAGTTACAAGCCCCCGAAGAGGCCTTTAACCAAGAAG GAAATAGATGAGCTATGTGATGAATGGGTCCCAGAATCTCTCATTCCTCCTCTTACAGAAGAGATGCAGAGGGAACCACCAATGTTAGAAAG TGCTGCAGGGCCGCATACAATAATCAATGGCAAAGAAGTTGTCAATTTTGCTTCAGCAAATTATCTTGGATTGATAGGACATGAGAAATTGCTT GAGTCATGTTCCTCTGCATTGGAGAAATACGGTGTTGGTTCTTGTGGTCCTCGTGGATTCTATGGAACAATTG ATGTACACCTTGACTGTGAGGCCAGAATAGCAAGATTTTTGGGAACTCCTGATTCAATTCTCTATTCCTATGGACTTTCCACCGTGTTCAGTGCAATTCCAGCTTTTTGCAAAAGAGGAGATATCATTGTAGT GGATGAAGGAGTCCACTGGGGGATACAAAATGGTCTTCATCTCTCTAGAAGCACAATTGTGTATTTCAAGCACAATGATATGGAATCTCTAAGGAGTACTCTTGAGAAAATCACTGCAGAGAATAAGCGGGCTAAGAAATTGCGGCGCTACATTGTTGTTGAAGCTGTGTACCAG AATTCTGGCCAAATAGCTCCCTTAGATGAGATCATTAGATTGAAGGAGAAATATCGTTTCCGTGTTTTATTGGATGAGAGCAACTCATTTGGTGCACTCGGCAGTTCTGGAAGGGGTCTCACTGAGTACTATGGGGTTCCA ATTGAGAAGATAGATATTATAACTGCTGCCATGGGACATGCATTAGCCACAGAAGGAGGATTTTGCACCGGAAGTGCTAGAGTCATTGATCACCAA CGATTGAGCAGTTCTGGGTATGTTTTTTCTGCTTCTTTGCCCCCATATCTTGCGAGTGCAGCAATAACTGCCATTGATGTCCTGGAGGAAAATCCTGATCTGATAAAGAAACTGAAGGAAAACATTGCCCGTTTATGGAAAG GATTGTCAGATATACCAGGCCTCTCAATAGCAAGTAATGCAGAATCGCCCATTGTTTTTCTCAAGCTAGAGAAGTCAACAGGTTCCATTAAAAATGACCTAACTCTTCTTGAAGAGATTGCCGATCGT GTGCTGAAGGAAGATTCAGTATTTGTGGTGGCTTCCAAAAGATCGACACTTGATAAATGTCGTTTAGCCGTGGGAATCAGATTGTTTGTTTCTGCTGGTCATTCAGAATCCGATCTGCAGAAGGCATCTGGATCATTGAAAAGAGTTGCAGCACAGGTGCTGAAGAGTTAA
- the LOC109004432 gene encoding long chain base biosynthesis protein 1 isoform X2, which produces MASAVLKIVNTTLDWVTLALDAPSARAVVFGVHIGGHLFVEVLLLVVILFLLSQKSYKPPKRPLTKKEIDELCDEWVPESLIPPLTEEMQREPPMLESAAGPHTIINGKEVVNFASANYLGLIGHEKLLESCSSALEKYGVGSCGPRGFYGTIDVHLDCEARIARFLGTPDSILYSYGLSTVFSAIPAFCKRGDIIVVDEGVHWGIQNGLHLSRSTIVYFKHNDMESLRSTLEKITAENKRAKKLRRYIVVEAVYQNSGQIAPLDEIIRLKEKYRFRVLLDESNSFGALGSSGRGLTEYYGVPIEKIDIITAAMGHALATEGGFCTGSARVIDHQRLSSSGYVFSASLPPYLASAAITAIDVLEENPDLIKKLKENIARLWKGT; this is translated from the exons ATGGCATCTGCTGTTCTGAAAATAGTGAATACTACTTTAGATTGGGTGACTTTGGCTTTAGATGCTCCTTCTGCCCGAGCTGTTGTTTTTGGAGTACATATCGGCG GGCATCTATTTGTGGAAGTTCTTCTCTTGGTTGTCATCCTTTTCCTGCTTTCCCAGAAAAGTTACAAGCCCCCGAAGAGGCCTTTAACCAAGAAG GAAATAGATGAGCTATGTGATGAATGGGTCCCAGAATCTCTCATTCCTCCTCTTACAGAAGAGATGCAGAGGGAACCACCAATGTTAGAAAG TGCTGCAGGGCCGCATACAATAATCAATGGCAAAGAAGTTGTCAATTTTGCTTCAGCAAATTATCTTGGATTGATAGGACATGAGAAATTGCTT GAGTCATGTTCCTCTGCATTGGAGAAATACGGTGTTGGTTCTTGTGGTCCTCGTGGATTCTATGGAACAATTG ATGTACACCTTGACTGTGAGGCCAGAATAGCAAGATTTTTGGGAACTCCTGATTCAATTCTCTATTCCTATGGACTTTCCACCGTGTTCAGTGCAATTCCAGCTTTTTGCAAAAGAGGAGATATCATTGTAGT GGATGAAGGAGTCCACTGGGGGATACAAAATGGTCTTCATCTCTCTAGAAGCACAATTGTGTATTTCAAGCACAATGATATGGAATCTCTAAGGAGTACTCTTGAGAAAATCACTGCAGAGAATAAGCGGGCTAAGAAATTGCGGCGCTACATTGTTGTTGAAGCTGTGTACCAG AATTCTGGCCAAATAGCTCCCTTAGATGAGATCATTAGATTGAAGGAGAAATATCGTTTCCGTGTTTTATTGGATGAGAGCAACTCATTTGGTGCACTCGGCAGTTCTGGAAGGGGTCTCACTGAGTACTATGGGGTTCCA ATTGAGAAGATAGATATTATAACTGCTGCCATGGGACATGCATTAGCCACAGAAGGAGGATTTTGCACCGGAAGTGCTAGAGTCATTGATCACCAA CGATTGAGCAGTTCTGGGTATGTTTTTTCTGCTTCTTTGCCCCCATATCTTGCGAGTGCAGCAATAACTGCCATTGATGTCCTGGAGGAAAATCCTGATCTGATAAAGAAACTGAAGGAAAACATTGCCCGTTTATGGAAAG GTACATGA
- the LOC109004435 gene encoding U-box domain-containing protein 7-like — protein sequence MRSSQPPTMSDSSSSSFPASPPPSSSSSPLWLLSYIKLHFFARIRRFIRSKAARKRCASSSGGFDMASIRGVENEVAQVLVREGENDSTVLQRSVKKLHFGSWEEKEKAAKEIARLVREEGKTRKLMAQLGVIPALVAMVASEVPGRRRAALTALIELANGTYTNKALIVEAGILSKLPMNIDTVDELTRREFAELLLSLSSLANTQFPLASSEILPFISSILQSGSSFETKKSCLGTLFNLSTVLDHAGPLVSCGLLHNLLMLSTTKELSEKALATLGHLVVTLMGKKAMENSPMVPESLIEILTWEDKPKCQELSAYILMILGHQSSALREKMAKSGIVQMLLEVSLLGSPLAQKRAIKLLQWFKDERQANMRPHSGPQTGRIAIGSPINQREAQEGKKMMKSLVKQSLHKNLEMITQRANAAADSFKLKTLVISTSSKSLPY from the exons ATGCGTTCCTCACAACCTCCAACCATgtctgattcttcttcttcttcttttcctgcttctcctcctccttcttcatcttcttctcctctttggTTACTATCCTACATAAAGCTTCACTTCTTTGCTAGAATCCGGCGGTTCATCCGATCGAAAGCTGCTCGCAAGCGATGCGCGTCGTCGTCGGGGGGATTCGATATGGCGAGCATCAGAGGTGTTGAAAACGAAGTAGCACAGGTTTTAGTGAGGGAGGGTGAAAATGACTCGACCGTGCTACAGAGGTCGGTGAAGAAGCTTCACTTTGGGAGTTgggaagagaaagagaaggcaGCCAAGGAGATTGCGAGACTTGTCAGAGAAGAAGGGAAGACAAGGAAGTTGATGGCGCAGCTAGGGGTAATACCGGCGTTGGTGGCCATGGTGGCTTCGGAGGTGCCGGGCCGGCGGCGTGCGGCGCTGACGGCTTTGATTGAGCTCGCTAATGGAACTTATAC GAACAAGGCGCTTATCGTTGAAGCAGGAATCCTATCCAAACTGCCAATGAACATTGATACTGTAGATGAATTAACGAGACGCGAATTTGCAGAACTGCTCTTATCATTATCTTCTCTTGCCAATACCCAATTCCCTCTTGCCTCGTCCGAAATCCTCCCATTTATCTCGAGCATTCTCCAGTCGGGTTCGAGTTTTGAAACCAAAAAGTCATGTTTGGGTACTTTATTCAACCTCTCCACCGTCTTGGACCATGCAGGACCTCTGGTCTCGTGTGGATTATTACACAATCTGTTGATGCTCTCCACTACAAAAGAACTTTCAGAGAAAGCCCTTGCAACACTAGGGCACTTGGTGGTGACTTTAATGGGAAAGAAGGCAATGGAAAATAGTCCAATGGTGCCGGAGAGTTTGATAGAGATTTTGACTTGGGAAGATAAACCCAAGTGCCAAGAATTATCAGCTTACATTTTAATGATTTTAGGTCATCAGAGCTCAGCCCTACGCGAGAAAATGGCCAAGTCAGGAATTGTCCAGATGCTTCTTGAAGTATCATTGTTGGGTAGCCCTCTCGCCCAGAAGAGGGCAATAAAGCTATTGCAATGGTTCAAAGATGAGCGGCAGGCGAATATGAGGCCACATTCCGGACCACAAACAGGAAGGATTGCAATTGGTTCGCCCATAAATCAGAGAGAGGCTCAAGAAgggaagaaaatgatgaagagtTTAGTAAAGCAAAGTTTGCATAAGAATTTGGAAATGATAACTCAGCGAGCCAATGCTGCAGCTGACTCCTTTAAGCTCAAGACCCTTGTGATCAGCACAAGTTCTAAGAGCTTGCCTTACTAA